The Pelodiscus sinensis isolate JC-2024 chromosome 4, ASM4963464v1, whole genome shotgun sequence genomic sequence GACGGCACAAGGCAGCATGTCCCCTGGGCCTGATGCACCACAGAGCTCATGCTggatcagggcagggcaggaggaaagagACGGGTGGCAACATTTGCCAAGGAGCTGAAGCTGGGGGATGGGCAAGGCCCCCACCAAAGCCAGCGGCGGACGGGGCGCAACCGAGGCAAGGGACGGCGTAAGGCGCAGCCCACCCATGCAGGCCGGTCTGGTCAGCTCTCGACGACTCCAGGCCCACTGGACGGGAGCTGGGCTTTGATCCAGGGGGGCCGAGGGAAGTGTCCGGGCACTGGTCCTGCCCATGCTGTATGCTGAAGAATACAACCGCCCCAAGACAGACAAGCAGGCTGGGCAGAGCCTACAGCGCAGAACTAACAGGCTGTGGGGGAGCCACAGAATTTCTGGAGGAGCCACGAGCAGCTTGAGAAAGGGAAACAAGTTTCCATGACCATGGCGGCTTGTCGTCTCGAAGACGAGGTGCAGAAGCAAGGGGGGGGGCCGTAGGATGCTACGCAGTGGGCTGAAGGCAACTGAGCTGCCCTGATCAAGTGGGCATGAGGAGGTGCGTGACCATGCTGGGCAGTAGCCTCAGGGCTTCCCCAAGGAGAGGAGACGTTAAGAAGAGGAACTTACTGCTGCAGGATCTTTGAGAGCTCAGCAGCAAACAGACGTCGGGAGTGCTGATCCCCACAACAGGAGTACTTTGTCTAAACAgtcccaggctgggagtgggacaagaccttccctcctttccctctgccccccccccccgaaaacaGCTGCTGTTTGAGACCGGCCCCTCGCATAGGTAGGGCACCAAATGCTCTGATGAGCAGTGAAGGCCGAGATGCAGCCCCCTACACTTCCGCCCAACCCTCCCACCTCCAGCGCAGCCCTTACCTGTCTCCATGCAGCTCCAGGCCAGCCAGGGATGTGGCACCGGGTTGTTTCCCACATCCAATGCCGGCCTCACTGGCCCAGTCCATCTGCCCCACGGCCACCTCCCCAGGCTTCGCAGACCTCTCGGCCCCGGAGCTGAACTCGCGGCTCCAGTAAAACTGTCTCTCTCCGGCCTCCGTCATGCCCAGGTGCCCCAAGCCGCTGGCGGTGGCCGAGTCTCCCGTGCCGTCACCGGCCCCGTCTGACTGCCCCACGCCAGGTTCCCGGGGTGGAtcggcgccccccgccccgaggcCACTGGAGGGACCCGTGCTGCTCATGCTGCATGTGTATGTCCAGTCCATCCATCCCCCGCTGACAGATGGCTCCGTGACACCGAGACCTTGACCTCCAGCCCAGTCGGGCTGCCCCACGCCGGCCTCTCTGAGCTCCTCCAGGCCCACCCCTTGGGAATGGCCAGCCCGCTCGGGCAGGGTCTCGCTGGCAGCGACGGGCTCCAAAGCGGCCAAGCCAAAGCCACCTGCCCGCTGCGTCCCGATGACGCCAAACTGGCTTTCGTGCTCAGCCCCTCCGACCCCGAACTCACGGGTGCAATCCCGCCTGGCAAAAGAGAACTTGCTCTCTTGCAGGCCGCTGCCGTTCCACCTGGGCTTCCGGGCCTTGGGGGCTCGGATCAAGCTGCCGGCATCTTCGACCCCAGGGCCAAAGGTAGAGTCTCGGTCTGTAAGGCGACTGCCATGGTCCCCAAGCCAAGCTGGCTTGTCAGGGCTCAATGCGCCGTCCTGTCCAGCACCATCACCAATTCCGAACTCGCGGGTCCAGAGTTGCTGGCCAGTGCCAAAGTCCTTGTCCTGCTGGGCGGTATCCCCAACACCGTACCCACGGGTCCACTCCCTACCCTGCTCGTGGGACTTGGCACTGCACTCCCGGGTCCAGTCTGGCTTCTCAGGACTACACTCCTTACCCGGACCATCAGCAGGACTGAACCCATACTCACGGGTCCAGTCTGGCTCGTTGGTGCCAAACTCTCTATCCTGCCGGACGGTATCACCACTGTACACACGGGGCCAGTCTGGCTTGCCAGAGCCGAATTCTCTATCCTGCCGGGCAGTATCATCGACACCAGGATCACGGGTCCAGTCTGGCTCGTTGGTGCCAAACTCTCTATCCTGCCGGACGGTATCACCACTGTACACACGGGGCCAGTCTGGCTTGCCAGAGCCGAATTCTCTATCCTGCCGGGCAGTATCATCGACACCAGGATCACGGGTCCAGTCTGGCTTGCTGGTGCCAAACTCTCTATCCTGCCGGACGGTATCACCAACACCGGGATCACGGGTCCAGTCTGGCTTGCTGGTGCCAAACTCTCTATCCTGCCGGGCGGTATCACCGACACCAGGATCATGGGTCCAGTCTGGCTTGCTGGTGCCAAACTCTCTATCCTGCCGGGCGGTATCACCGATATCACCGACACCAGGATCATGGGTCCAGTCTGGCTTGCTGGTGCCAAACTCTCTATCCTGCCGGACGGTATCACCGACACCGGGATCATGGGTCCAGTCTGGCTTGCTGGTGCCAAACTGTCTATCCTGCCGGGCAGTATCACCGATATCACCGACACCAGGATCATGGGTCCAGTCTGGCTCGCTGGTGCCAAACTCTCTATCCTGCCGGACAGTATCACCGACACCGGGATCACGGGTCCAGTCTGGCTTGCTGGTGCCAAACTCTCTATCCTGCCGGACGGTATCACCGACACCGGGATCATGGGTCCAGTCTGGCTTGCTGGTGCCAAACTCTCTATCCTGCCGGACGGTATCACCGACACCGGGATCATGGGTCCAGTCTGGCTTGCTGGTGCCAAACTCTCTATCCTGCCGGACGGTATCACCGACACCGGGATCACGGGTCCAGTCTGGCTTGCTGGTGCCAAACTCTCTATCCTGCCGGACGGTATCACCGACACCGGGATCACGGGTCCAGTCTGGCTTGCTGGTGCCAAACTCTCTATCCTGCCGGGCGGTATCACCGATATCACCGACACCGGGATCATGGGTCCAGTCTGGCTTGCTGGTGCCAAACTCTCTATCCTGCCGGGCGGTATCACCGATATCACCGACACCGGGATCATGGGTCCAGTCTGGCTTGCTGGTGCCAAACTCTCTATCCTGCCGGGCGGTATCACCACCGTACATGTGGGGCCACTCTCTAGCCTGTCGGGTGGTATCACCCACACACAGCTCGCGGGCCCAGCCTGACTGGCAAGTACCCGACTCTCTATCCTTTTGGTTGGTATCACCACCGTACATGTGGGGCCAGTCTGGCTTGCCGGAGCTGAACTCTTCATCTTGCCGGGCGCTATCACCGACACTGGACTCATGGGACCAGTCTGGCTTGCCAGAGCCGACCTCTCTATCCTGCCGGGCGGTATCACCAGCACCAGGCTCATGGGTCCAGGATGACTTGCTGGTGCCAAACTCTCCATCTTGTTGGTCGGTATCCCCACCGTACATGTGGGGCCACTCTCTATCCTGCTGGGCGGTATCACCAACAACAGGCTCATGGGTCCAGTCTGGCTGGCCAGCCTTGAATCTCTTGTCCTGCTGGGTGCTCTCCCCAGTGCCGTAGGAGTTGCTCCAGTCCAGTTTCCTGGTACTGAATTCCCCATCCGGGCTGTTGGCACCGCCCACGTTGTATTGGCCGCTCCAGTCTGGCTTGCCGGGGCTGAAGTCTCCCTCCTGCCGGcagctctcctccatgctgtagGCATCAGGCCAGTTTCCATGCGCCGCGCTGGACTCCTGCAGCCGCTCCGGCTCTTTGTACGCATCGCCCCAGTCCCGCGTGCCCGTGCCGAACTCCCGATCCTGCTCAGTCTCGCTGGCCCAGTCCGTCTTCCCCGTGTTGTGCTCGCTGGCCCAACCAAGCTCACCGGCTCGGTGGGTCCCTCTGATGCCAAACTCACTGCACAGATCTTTCCGCGACCAGCCAAGCAGGCCCTGGGAGAAAGAGGGTGAACAGGGTTAAAAGAGGCCAGAATGGGGGGGAACAGGAGTGGAtcagcccctccaccccaaacGGGCCTGGCTATGCGAAGCAGGCAGGGTCCCAGGGATCTGTCTCTAGGGGACATCACCCCCAGCTGCAGCATTGGAGTCCTGGATTATCCTTCACTCCTGAGCAAGACAGGAGACTCGCTCACCCTTCGGTGGTCTCCAATTCACGAGCCCCTTTGATCCTGCCCCAAAGCCCTTTGCGCTCCGCACCAGGGGGAGCGAGAGCTCCCTGCGTGATCCCAGCTCATCTGAACCCccacctggcccagcccagcggggcagcccaaGTCCCCCCACCCAGGCATGGCCAGAAGCACTGTCTGTACTCACAGCCGGCCTGGGGACACTGCATTCACTCGTGTACCGAGCACGCCCGGCctcatcccgcagcgccaagtTAGCCAAGAGTCGCTCCAGGACAGACGCCCCGCCAGCCTCTCTAGCCATGGCTGTGGCAGGCGCCCCACGCATCccaagaggggccaggagaggccaGTGCTAAGGCTGCCTTCAGCAGCTCACCCTGCCCCGGCTCGCCCCGGCACGCTCCGCTCTGCCTCCGCCCAACCCGTCCGACTGCTAATCACACGCCGCTGGCGGCCACGGCCCGGCCCCGCCAAGCTGAGCCCGCTTGCTCAGCACggcacacccacccctcaccCCGGCGAGGAGTTAACCCCTTCCACTGCCTCAGACTGGGATGGGCCCAGAGGGCCCCCTTCTGGGCCTGGGGagacaccccccacacaccctctcaGGAGACAGCCCCGCATCCTCCAgatccagcaggaggcgccctaCCCAAAGtgacacctcctccctccctcccaatccCCCCCTGTggacagtgccccctgctggggctggggaaacatCCTCCCCACACACCTGGAAGATGCCCCCCATATTCCCagatccagcagggggcgctctacCCAGAGTGCGGCACTCCCCTCCCTCACACTCACTCAGGAGAGCacgccccctactggccctgtGGGAGACGCACAGGAGACAAAgtccttcctcccactcctcccctggCACCAAGAGATCCCCCccagggcccctctccccacacccagccACCCTTCCTTTACCTCTGGCCCTGCAGGCTCCCCAGGCTCAGGGATGTTCTGCCTCTTGGTCTCATCAGCGCAGGGCGGTGGCGATGCCAGCAGCTGGTCCAGCCAACGCGAATGGGGATGCAGCTCAGAACCCGGCTCGCCCGGCCGCAGCCCCTCCTGGCTTCCCCCcgccagtgccaggccccccgCCGAACCCTCCTCCTGGCAGGCGCGGGCACCGGCCGGCCTGGGCACATCAGCCAACAGGATAGGGGCCGCTCGCTCCAGGCCTGGCTCCAGCTCTGGGTCCGTCAGCTGCAGGGGGGCACCCAGCAGTGGCCTGCCCTGCTTCTCCCAGAGAGCCTCTGCCTCGCCCACCACTGCAGGGCCCTTCAGCTCAGTCACGGCCAGCTCCCTTTGGGCATCAGGGCCCCCAGGGCAAGTGGCTTCCAGGCTCCCTCGTCTCCCTGCCTCCACGGGGCTGCCTGCCTTGTCACACGGGGCCTCGGTGGCACCCCCTGGGGGGGCAGAACTCCCGGCTGCCTCGGTGTCCTGCCCATCCAGGGCTACCTTGGGAAGCTCGGGCCTCAGCCCCTCAGAGTCGCTCCCCTCGTCAGGCCAtttggggctgggggccaggcccTCCCCATCCAACTCGCCCGGGTCAGAGAGGCCAGAATCGTCGGCCTCTCTGATGGGGGATCTGGGAGGTTCCCACTCTGCTGCCCGGGGCGGGAACGCCCATTCGAACGACTGCGACAGGCTCCAGTTGGACTCGCTTTGCAGAGGCTGCCCGCAGTGGGGGGGGCCTCCCCTGGGcagggcagccagggagcctCCAAGAACCCCCATTCCTTGCCCCTCGCCTGGCAGCTGCACCACGCCATCTGAGGCACGCCGGAGCCCCAGCTGCGGGGGCTGGAAGCCCTTGTCCATTGGCACGGGCCCGGAGTcactggggggcaaaggggagccCTGCTCAGGAGATGAGGGGCCATCAGGGGACCTCGGGGTCTCAGCAGGCCCATCAGAAGACCCAAGAGATTGAGAGACACCGATGGAGAGTTTAGGAGACAGACTAGGGGTGTCTGGAGATAGAATAGGAGATTTGGGGGCCCCTGGGGAGTGAGTGCTTGTGGGGGACAGGTCAGCAAGTGGTCCTGGGGCCAAAGGCCGCCCTACAGGGGGGCTGCCGGTGAGCTCTGTGGGGGCATCAGGGGGGCCTGGTTCCAAGGGCTGGCCTGCAAGAGAGCTGGGGGAGAGCtctgtgggggcagcaggggagcctGGTGCCAGGCCCACAGGAAGGCCAGAGGGAGGTGGGGACTGCCCAGGAGTTTCGGGAGACCCCGGGGAGTGGGCAATGCGGAGGCAGGGTTCCGCTGGAGCGTAGGGGGCGCCAGGGGCCGGAACCAGGCTGACGGAGTCCTCAGCCAGAGCCTCGGGAGTGTCAGGGGAGCTAGCCCTGACCCAAAGGGGGAGCTCAGTGTGAGCAGGGTGggagcacggggcggggagcTCAGGAGGCAAAGCAGGGGACCCGGGCGCTGAGGCAGGATGCTCGGCAGGGAGATAAGGGGCCCCTGGGGCCGGAGCAAGGCCAGCAGAGGATCTGGGGGAGCCAGGGGCCACCCCGAGGGGGAGCTCAGCCGGAGCTGCGGGAACGGGGCAAGGCCGGGCTGAGAAGAACTGTGAGAAGAATGAAAATCAGAGTCATTAGCCATGCACCCCCCCGAACCGACCaggcttcccccccatccccatctcccagctggccccccaaccccagcaccgGGAGCTTCCCGCCCAGGGCTGCCCTCCAATTCCCAGACGGACCCAGAGTTTCTCCCCTCCAAATGGCCCCTTCTCAGCCCCTAAGCtccagctcccagggctggccccatgtgatggcccccagccctgggcactttccccctccctgacAGTCTCTGACCTCCTCCACCCCCTGGCTCCCAGATCTCCCCCGCCCTGTtccttgccctcccccacccttcctgctGAGGCGCCCCCTCCAGCTCCACAGCCTCCCGCCTCAGCTGCCGCCTCCCAAGATCTAGGACTGCCTCCCATGGCAGGGAGATAaaggcagagaggaggaggaggaggaggaaaaaggaagCAGAGCAATCAGACCCTAGGGCTGCAGAATGGCATTCGGGGCTGTGCagacccccagccccacggcagggAAGGCCCAATGGCCCCGCCTCCACCAGGGAGAAGGGTgagttccctgctctgcccccgccaGGGGGAGGGAGTTAATGGTTAACCTCTTCCGGGCTCCCGCCCAGGAGCCCAGGaaaagcagctggggggggggggggcgtgcctgccctgccctctctgccTAGGGGTTTGGCTGAGGGCCCAATGGGACCGGGAACCGCCCGCCTGCCGCATACCTGCCAGGTCAGCGAGCCCAACGCGGTGAGTCAGGGCTGCTCCCACCTGGGCATGGGGAGCAAGCGCCGggctcccagggccagggagccagggcagccgccccCACCCCCTTCGAGAGACCCTGATTCAATTGGCCAGCCTGCTCTCCCAggtccaccccactccccagggctgggcaagataaCACAGCACTGGCCTAGGAGCCTGTGGGCAGAGGAACCGTGTCCTGGGTCAGGGGAGCCACACTGtgcccctgggcaaggggaggagggggacagctACGCgtgcccagaaggggcggggccttgggtggaaggggcggggccaggcagccaACCTTCAGCACTACCCAGAGCACTCcacgctgccccctccctcccagccctcagcgctgcccggagTGCGCCGTGGGGGCtctggtgacaatttaaagggtctggggctctggtagctgctgccactgctaggccctttagaattgctgggccccggggcagTGGCCCCCTTTGTTCcatgttcccccctccccgccggcagGCCTATCTTGGGGTCCTGATGGCTCCCGTCCCCTGCAAAGGACCCAGGGACTCATGGCACCCTGCAGGCCACCTGGGTTCCCACGGCCTCACTTCCTGGAAGAGCTGCAGACGCTggcgcccaggggctggcagagaATGGAGCGGAGACACgcaccccagagagagggagcccaggagGAGACAGGAGAGCCCGGAAGGAGCGCACGGAGCAGCGCAGCCGCCGCGCTGCAGAGGGCGAGCCGAGAACTCACGCCAGGGGGAGACGGCGGCCTCCTGCGTCCGGACTGGTCCCCATCACAGCTGGCACCGGCCGGGGAGGAGCCGCTGAGGGAGAGAGAAATCGCGGCGGGTTAGTATCCAGCACATCATTTGGGGCTCACCTAGGCTCAATTAAACCAAGCACGGAGTCCTGCCACGTGGGCCCTTAGGGGCTTTTTTCGGTTTAGCTCAACTGCATTCCTAATTGGCTGAAAATAAACCACGGGCTAGTGTATGTGTTGCAGTTATCCATCCCCCATTCCTTCTGTGAATCGTGCCATTTTTGTGGCATcatcctgcggcaaggagttccacaggcaaaCTCTACGTTACAtgttaagggcttgtctatatgcAGAGCTGCATCCATCTGACTTCAGGGGCGATTTTATAGAAGTGCCAAAGAGCTGTCTGGAGACTTCTAGGATTCTTCTCCCCATCCAGGAAGCACCAGGTAATAAACTCTTTTCTGGCTTCCTCTCCACTCCCAGGGGAAGACTTGGCACCGGATCCTACCACTTTGCCAGATTCTCACCCACAATGCAGTGCAACACACCCTGTCCACTCCCCCCAAACATGGAACAGACAAGGCCATAACCCACACTGCCCTGCAAGCCCCACTACTGCATATCTGCCCCTCACCTCTCCCTGGAGGCTGAGCCAGGGTGTGTCTGTGCTTCTCTGTCTGGGGGTTCTGGCAGGCATTGTCCACTGGGGTACGGGCTTCCATCCCTCTTCTTCCCGCCGGCGACCGGCTCATCCCTGCAGGGCGCTCCGCTCTCCTGAGCTTCAGGGAGCCCCAATTCCCGGGGGGCCTCGAAGCCGAGGGTGACGGTGCCACCGTCCCCTCCCTCGGCACTAGGTTGCCTCCGGAAGGCGACAAAGCCTTTGGGCCCAAAGCAGGAGCCAGCATCAGAGCTGAAGGTTGAGCGCAGCCCCTCTTTGCGGGGGCGCTCCATCTTCGCCAGGATCTCTTCCACTGTGGTGCCAGGGAAGCGCTCCGGCTTGGCCGCCACCGGCACCGGCTTCACCTTGAAGGGAGCAGCACCCTTGAGGGCTCCCGATggccccccagcagggggcgtcaCAGGAGCCGGAGAGCCGTCTTCCTTGCCACTAGGCGGGGTTTTGGCTTCAGGGGGGGAGAGCCCCTTCCCATTGGAAGTCTCCGCTGGGGGGCTCTTGAGGCTAAAGGACAGGCGTTTATGGGTGGTGTTGCTGCCACTGTACGGCTTGGGACCCGCCAGCAGGTTGATCTTCTCGGCAGAGGGGAAATCAAGGCGGGGGGCCCGTGACCCAGGGGACGGTGGCGGGGCGCAGGGCTTGGCTGGTATAGTCGGTTTGGGCAGTGTGCGAGGTTTGGGCCTGACTGGCGGCTTCAGGACAGCATCA encodes the following:
- the TNKS1BP1 gene encoding 182 kDa tankyrase-1-binding protein isoform X3 — translated: MASQPHPLCPPPLCPTANGGMGTGAGQLVGSPETGDAVLKPPVRPKPRTLPKPTIPAKPCAPPPSPGSRAPRLDFPSAEKINLLAGPKPYSGSNTTHKRLSFSLKSPPAETSNGKGLSPPEAKTPPSGKEDGSPAPVTPPAGGPSGALKGAAPFKVKPVPVAAKPERFPGTTVEEILAKMERPRKEGLRSTFSSDAGSCFGPKGFVAFRRQPSAEGGDGGTVTLGFEAPRELGLPEAQESGAPCRDEPVAGGKKRDGSPYPSGQCLPEPPDREAQTHPGSASRESGSSPAGASCDGDQSGRRRPPSPPGFFSARPCPVPAAPAELPLGVAPGSPRSSAGLAPAPGAPYLPAEHPASAPGSPALPPELPAPCSHPAHTELPLWVRASSPDTPEALAEDSVSLVPAPGAPYAPAEPCLRIAHSPGSPETPGQSPPPSGLPVGLAPGSPAAPTELSPSSLAGQPLEPGPPDAPTELTGSPPVGRPLAPGPLADLSPTSTHSPGAPKSPILSPDTPSLSPKLSIGVSQSLGSSDGPAETPRSPDGPSSPEQGSPLPPSDSGPVPMDKGFQPPQLGLRRASDGVVQLPGEGQGMGVLGGSLAALPRGGPPHCGQPLQSESNWSLSQSFEWAFPPRAAEWEPPRSPIREADDSGLSDPGELDGEGLAPSPKWPDEGSDSEGLRPELPKVALDGQDTEAAGSSAPPGGATEAPCDKAGSPVEAGRRGSLEATCPGGPDAQRELAVTELKGPAVVGEAEALWEKQGRPLLGAPLQLTDPELEPGLERAAPILLADVPRPAGARACQEEGSAGGLALAGGSQEGLRPGEPGSELHPHSRWLDQLLASPPPCADETKRQNIPEPGEPAGPEGLLGWSRKDLCSEFGIRGTHRAGELGWASEHNTGKTDWASETEQDREFGTGTRDWGDAYKEPERLQESSAAHGNWPDAYSMEESCRQEGDFSPGKPDWSGQYNVGGANSPDGEFSTRKLDWSNSYGTGESTQQDKRFKAGQPDWTHEPVVGDTAQQDREWPHMYGGDTDQQDGEFGTSKSSWTHEPGAGDTARQDREVGSGKPDWSHESSVGDSARQDEEFSSGKPDWPHMYGGDTNQKDRESGTCQSGWARELCVGDTTRQAREWPHMYGGDTARQDREFGTSKPDWTHDPGVGDIGDTARQDREFGTSKPDWTHDPGVGDIGDTARQDREFGTSKPDWTRDPGVGDTVRQDREFGTSKPDWTRDPGVGDTVRQDREFGTSKPDWTHDPGVGDTVRQDREFGTSKPDWTHDPGVGDTVRQDREFGTSKPDWTRDPGVGDTVRQDREFGTSEPDWTHDPGVGDIGDTARQDRQFGTSKPDWTHDPGVGDTVRQDREFGTSKPDWTHDPGVGDIGDTARQDREFGTSKPDWTHDPGVGDTARQDREFGTSKPDWTRDPGVGDTVRQDREFGTSKPDWTRDPGVDDTARQDREFGSGKPDWPRVYSGDTVRQDREFGTNEPDWTRDPGVDDTARQDREFGSGKPDWPRVYSGDTVRQDREFGTNEPDWTREYGFSPADGPGKECSPEKPDWTRECSAKSHEQGREWTRGYGVGDTAQQDKDFGTGQQLWTREFGIGDGAGQDGALSPDKPAWLGDHGSRLTDRDSTFGPGVEDAGSLIRAPKARKPRWNGSGLQESKFSFARRDCTREFGVGGAEHESQFGVIGTQRAGGFGLAALEPVAASETLPERAGHSQGVGLEELREAGVGQPDWAGGQGLGVTEPSVSGGWMDWTYTCSMSSTGPSSGLGAGGADPPREPGVGQSDGAGDGTGDSATASGLGHLGMTEAGERQFYWSREFSSGAERSAKPGEVAVGQMDWASEAGIGCGKQPGATSLAGLELHGDSSGPVSPAHSGPSLLLEEMLAKAATQRKSPSAERGLPAAPDAHPSLSLREEDDGPRPDGDGAPSPSDAMDGGWPPREARRLSQPGRRGSQLSLPGEEFAFLEDTEVLDSAVYRNRANLGRKRGHRAPAPRPAGTQGLSEAEAADWMFRDSTEPRTVHRESSDEEAAEEPQSRRARSSSATKGIKAKLRGRNRSVEEGAQPGEAKTALPKEPHVQRSKSCKLPGLGGKPLALPPKPEKSSGSDASSPHWLQALKLKKKKS